The following proteins are co-located in the Halictus rubicundus isolate RS-2024b chromosome 1, iyHalRubi1_principal, whole genome shotgun sequence genome:
- the LOC143353457 gene encoding uncharacterized protein LOC143353457, which translates to MRKLPAEQLHSSDQSYYIPHHAVFRESSSTTSLRVVFNASCGTTNGQSLNDHLSSERSKLQGDLIAILLRWRQSTYVYAADIAKMYRQIQVNEHDLNYQRILWRTSPTEPVTECQLGTVTYGTSSAPFQALGVIKQLTVDEGQRFPLAAPILQDQTYVDDCLFGADIPDLLRRIRDQLIALLQAGGFRLRKWASNTPSLLDDIDPSDHGLASTEPISVTDTISILGIAWIPVLDRFQIRLHNPIEPTNTKRAVLSAGPIRASYSPGSASLRRNGRLSSPTESPKFKRLFLTRTGTMFQRRTIPPIVHQKVSPHANSRLTLSGGTGQHGLKKPPRFGRVAPSTHTPNHNAKRDPSPTPAWSRFPTNSMWHRATPRGRRIIKRLRSPPRGCTTTALLPNEVASAKIHWLKRIQADTFPQELCILAAHGTVPKSSPLSSLNLYLDSHGLIRAKGRLSKAQLPTTTKEPIILRSHPLLSLLIHHIHHTHLHAGPQLTLACLRHEYWILRARATVRAVLYGCVPCTREQAAIPHQLMGHLPASRTTRTERAFIHTGVDYAGPIQVRTVRGRGHKAQKAYIAVFVCLTTKAIHLEVVSDYLSAAFLAAYHRFVSRRGLPRSMTSDNGTTSHGANRELTTAYRTATRDTELQYKLAIDGVSWHFLPPTAPHFGGLWGASVKSVKHHLNRCIGTHTLTFEVLSTFLCRVEACLNSRPIASTIIPTGAFLNRCRPRRESGTQRPSPGGESAVPIAAHPTTHGDLLESLDKRLPADTPSASQIEGQAKTYQSRPDRPGTQRQHSSEHVGTGQDRRVPSGRRWAGSGRHRENSPCRIQTPDLETLFPTGRDKRVPFHLSERDATNTIQIVLPISKVSPRRHQGPFNR; encoded by the exons ATGAGGAAACTCCCGGCGGAACAACTTCATTCCTCCGACCAGTCGTACTACATTCCGCATCACGCGGTCTTCCGAGAGAGTAGCTCCACGACGAGTCTCCGCGTGGTCTTCAACGCGTCCTGTGGAACCACCAATGGCCAGTCTCTGAACGACCACCTTTCATCAGAAAGGTCGAAACTCCAAGGCGATTTGATCGCCATCCTGCTTCGCTGGAGGCAATCCACGTACGTCTACGCGGCCGACATCGCTAAAATGTACAGACAAATCCAAGTCAATGAACATGATCTAAATTATCAACGGATCTTGTGGCGCACTTCGCCAACCGAACCGGTCACAGAATGCCAGCTCGGAACCGTTACTTACGGGACATCCTCAGCTCCCTTCCAAGCGCTGGGAGTCATCAAGCAGCTGACTGTCGATGAAGGGCAGCGATTCCCTCTCGCTGCTCCGATCTTGCAAGACCAAACATATGTCGACGACTGCCTGTTCGGTGCCGACATCCCTGATCTTCTGCGACGAATTCGCGATCAGCTGATCGCGCTGCTCCAAGCAGGCGGGTTTCGTCTGCGGAAGTGGGCGAGTAATACACCGTCCCTGCTCGACGACATCGACCCCTCCGATCACGGCCTGGCATCGACCGAACCAATCTCGGTCACCGACACGATCTCGATCCTCGGGATAGCGTGGATCCCCGTGCTCGACCGCTTCCAGATTCGGCTCCATAACCCCATCGAGCCGACCAATACAAAGAGAGCGGTCCTGTCTGCTGGACCGATTCGAGCATCGTACTCACCTGGTTCAGCCAGTCTCCGGCGAAATGGAAGACTTTCGTCGCCAACCGAGTCGCCAAAATTCAAACGACTCTTCCTGACGCGCACTGGCACCATGTTCCAACGCAGGACAATCCCGCCGATAGTGCATCAAAAGGTATCTCCCCACGCCAACTCCAGACTCACACTCTCTGGTGGCACGGGTCAGCATGGCTTGAAGAAACCCCCGAGGTTTGGCCGAGTCGCACCTTCGACCCACACTCCCAACCACAATGCGAAGCGCGACCCGTCTCCGACACCAGCATGGTCTCGGTTCCCGACCAATTCGATGTGGCATCGCGCTACTCCTCGTGGCCGAAGGATCATCAAGAGGCTGCGGTCACCACCCCGCGGCTGCACAACGACGGCGCTTCTTCCGAACGAGGTCGCAAGCGCAAAAATCCACTGGCTAAAGCGCATTCAAGCCGACACGTTTCCTCAGGAACTGTGCATACTCGCAGCTCACGGGACCGTTCCAAAATCGAGTCCGTTGTCCTCACTGAACCTGTACCTCGATTCTCACGGGCTCATCCGAGCCAAAGGACGGCTGTCGAAAGCGCAGCTCCCTACAACCACAAAAGAACCCATCATCCTCCGCtcccatcctctcctgtccCTCCTCATACACCACATCCACCACACTCACCTTCATGCAGGCCCTCAGCTCACCCTCGCGTGCCTCCGACATGAATACTGGATTCTGCGAGCACGTGCGACAGTACGAGCTGTCTTGTATGGGTGCGTTCCATGCACCCGGGAGCAGGCCGCCATCCCACACCAGCTCATGGGGCACCTGCCGGCCTCTCGCACCACTAGGACCGAAAGAGCGTTCATACACACCGGCGTCGACTACGCAGGCCCGATCCAGGTTCGTACCGTTCGTGGAAGGGGACATAAAGCGCAGAAGGCGTACATAGCCGTGTTCGTATGCCTCACCACGAAGGCAATTCACTTAGAAGTTGTCTCGGATTACTTATCCGCAGCATTTCTCGCCGCTTATCACCGGTTTGTCTCCCGAAGAGGCCTACCGCGCTCTATGACCTCCGATAACGGCACCACCTCCCACGGGGCGAACCGCGAATTAACCACCGCATACCGCACCGCAACTCGCGATACCGAATTACAATATAAACTCGCGATCGACGGTGTATCTTGGCACTTTCTACCCCCCACAGCCCCTCACTTTGGAGGACTGTGGGGGGCGTCGGTCAAAAGTGTCAAGCACCACTTGAACCGGTGCATCGGTACACATACTCTCACCTTCGAGGTGTTGTCGACGTTCCTCTGCCGCGTCGAGGCCTGCCTCAACTCCCGCCCGATCGCTTCGACGATTATTCCGACCGGGGCATTTCTTAATCGGTGCCGCCCTCGTCGCGAGTCCGGAACCCAGCGTCCTTCACctggcggagaatcggctgtccCGATAGCAGCTCATCCAACGACTCACGGAGACCTTCTCGAGAGCCTGGACAAACGACTACCTGCAGACACTCCATCAGCGTCCCAAATCGAAGGCCAAGCAAAAACTTACCAGAGTCGGCCAGATCGTCCTGGTACGCAACGCCAACATTCCTCCGAGCACGTGGGAACTGGGCAGGATCGTAGGGTGCCATCCGGGCGACGATGGGCTGGTTCGGGTCGTCACCGTGAAAACAGCCCATGCCGAATTCAAACGCCCGATCTCGAAACTCTGTTTCCTACCGGTCGCGATAAACGAG TGCCGTTCCACTTATCTGAACGCGACGCAACAAACACGATCCAGATCGTCCTCCCTATCTCGAAAGTTTCCCcgcgtcggcaccagggaccgtTCAATAGATGA